Proteins encoded in a region of the Paracholeplasma manati genome:
- a CDS encoding patatin-like phospholipase family protein, with protein sequence MKFGICLSGALSKGAYQTGFMEAFIEKMGRESIACLSGASVGACNAYAIAANQFNRLKTIWHTFDYPNLFSIWKGIVFQNHIDKTFNQLFDDQDVLDIPIYVSSVSTFPKLDFHYVKIEGSYTEDVRKFMKGAVGFPILTGPQTIYKKRLHTDGGIIDNIPVYPLTTHDVDLIIVLHFDPKYTLEKRLQLSDKTILEIDLSVCNAYMKKSFDFRHGTLTQMYDSGYQYGLQLSDILLNCKTADQLRKTVNQIMKSEQAERSKYKALDTIPSKFNRLLTKYRHKTSVITTLENQYKDNPKPEYHGFCHDCNKKMTPKKHFRWIFFGSTWWFGLGLLYALYFWLFQKPGCPYCKKRHFDYI encoded by the coding sequence ATGAAATTTGGTATATGTTTATCGGGTGCGTTGTCTAAAGGGGCTTATCAAACCGGTTTTATGGAAGCTTTTATTGAAAAAATGGGCAGAGAATCGATTGCTTGTTTATCTGGGGCTTCTGTCGGGGCTTGTAATGCCTACGCCATCGCAGCCAATCAATTCAATCGACTCAAAACGATTTGGCATACTTTCGACTATCCAAATCTTTTTTCGATTTGGAAGGGGATTGTATTCCAAAACCACATCGATAAAACCTTTAACCAATTGTTTGATGACCAAGATGTGCTCGATATACCGATTTATGTTTCATCGGTTTCTACCTTTCCTAAACTCGATTTCCATTATGTTAAAATTGAGGGTTCTTACACCGAAGATGTTCGTAAATTTATGAAGGGTGCGGTTGGGTTCCCGATTCTAACAGGTCCTCAAACCATTTATAAAAAAAGACTCCACACAGATGGCGGCATCATCGATAACATCCCAGTGTACCCACTCACCACCCACGATGTGGATTTGATCATTGTTCTGCATTTTGACCCAAAATACACTTTAGAAAAACGGCTTCAATTGTCCGACAAAACCATCCTTGAAATCGATTTGTCGGTATGTAACGCTTATATGAAGAAAAGTTTTGATTTTAGACATGGTACACTCACCCAAATGTATGATAGTGGGTATCAATATGGGTTACAATTATCCGACATTTTATTAAACTGTAAAACCGCTGATCAACTGCGAAAAACCGTGAATCAAATCATGAAATCGGAACAAGCGGAGCGTTCTAAATACAAAGCCCTCGATACGATTCCATCGAAGTTCAATCGACTGTTGACCAAATACCGACATAAGACTTCTGTTATTACAACCTTAGAAAACCAGTATAAAGACAACCCAAAACCGGAGTATCATGGGTTTTGTCATGACTGTAATAAAAAAATGACCCCAAAGAAACACTTTAGATGGATCTTCTTTGGATCCACCTGGTGGTTTGGTCTGGGGTTATTATACGCGTTATATTTTTGGTTATTTCAAAAACCGGGCTGTCCTTACTGCAAGAAAAGACATTTCGACTATATTTAG
- a CDS encoding flavodoxin family protein, which translates to MRIALIIHSYTGNTMSIADKIGAALVRKGHEVSLFPIKAKNENPNQIKGVELESIPNIKDFDHVIFGAPTRGMDLSIVMQLYLASLPEGHQEASVYVTHFFPFKWMGGTQAIKKFMSLSEHKLDVKKSGIINWKNKNRDKDIQCLVYQLSDLD; encoded by the coding sequence ATGAGAATAGCGCTAATAATCCATTCCTACACAGGGAATACCATGAGTATCGCTGACAAAATCGGAGCGGCTTTGGTTCGTAAAGGTCACGAAGTGTCCTTGTTTCCCATCAAAGCTAAAAACGAAAATCCCAACCAAATCAAAGGGGTCGAATTGGAAAGCATCCCAAACATCAAAGATTTTGACCATGTGATTTTTGGTGCGCCAACGCGAGGGATGGACTTATCCATAGTGATGCAGCTATATTTAGCATCGTTACCTGAAGGACATCAAGAAGCCTCGGTATATGTGACACACTTTTTCCCATTCAAATGGATGGGCGGCACCCAAGCCATCAAGAAGTTCATGTCATTATCGGAACATAAATTAGATGTTAAGAAATCCGGCATCATCAACTGGAAAAATAAAAACCGAGACAAAGATATTCAATGTCTCGTGTATCAATTATCTGACTTAGACTAA
- a CDS encoding NAD(P)-dependent alcohol dehydrogenase gives MHTVVNRHYHQLNNIHIEERTLNDLKDNDVLVKVHGAALNKADLLLAMGKPFMIKLMYGLKQPKKIYPGSDFAGEVVSVGSKVTHFKPGDAVFGDLSGAGFGAFAEYLIAPESKIWFMPKGYSYLEAAAMPMAFGTAMTAIQKISDIKDKKVLVYGGSGGVGRFLVQALIYFGAKVTVVSSSKHFDDLKQLGVFDLLDYTKPDFLLPQNAYDVIFAVNGYQPLKSYAKALVRGGKCIVIGGSGKQIFGAMALGPFYGLFKHKRFSSVIASTGHETLQSITNLANQTKIDVQISQIYTLSQVNLAYKDFYEHKYTGKYLIDVQK, from the coding sequence ATGCATACCGTTGTTAATCGTCATTATCATCAACTAAACAACATCCACATCGAAGAAAGAACACTCAATGATTTGAAAGATAACGACGTTTTGGTCAAAGTCCACGGAGCAGCTTTGAATAAAGCCGATCTTCTCTTAGCCATGGGGAAGCCGTTTATGATCAAACTCATGTATGGTTTGAAACAACCGAAGAAAATCTATCCAGGGTCTGATTTCGCTGGCGAAGTTGTATCGGTAGGTTCTAAAGTCACTCATTTTAAACCGGGTGATGCCGTATTTGGTGATTTGTCCGGGGCTGGGTTTGGTGCTTTCGCTGAGTATCTTATCGCGCCAGAATCCAAAATTTGGTTTATGCCAAAAGGATATAGCTACTTAGAAGCTGCGGCGATGCCGATGGCATTTGGTACAGCCATGACGGCGATTCAAAAAATATCCGATATAAAAGATAAAAAGGTATTGGTTTATGGCGGTAGCGGTGGGGTTGGCCGTTTCTTGGTTCAAGCATTGATCTATTTTGGTGCGAAAGTGACGGTCGTTTCTAGTTCAAAACACTTTGATGATTTAAAACAGTTGGGTGTGTTTGATTTGTTAGATTATACTAAGCCAGACTTTCTTCTCCCGCAAAATGCCTATGATGTGATTTTCGCAGTCAATGGGTATCAACCGCTGAAGTCGTATGCGAAAGCATTGGTTCGTGGTGGAAAATGTATCGTCATCGGTGGCAGTGGAAAACAAATCTTTGGTGCGATGGCGCTAGGGCCATTCTATGGGTTATTTAAGCATAAAAGGTTTTCGAGTGTGATTGCGAGTACTGGACATGAAACCCTCCAATCCATCACAAACCTCGCCAATCAAACCAAAATCGATGTTCAAATCAGTCAAATATATACATTATCTCAAGTGAATCTGGCCTATAAAGATTTCTATGAACACAAATATACCGGTAAGTATTTAATCGATGTCCAAAAATAG
- a CDS encoding beta-propeller domain-containing protein, which produces MKKMFLLGLMFFSILFITGCQSTPKTMGLNAVGSLEQLKSIVKSAGNQWYYGPVAGVDMENGAEGDVRSETKTSKTNVQVEGIDEGDIVKVDQNRIYQIFGNRLVVTSIDGAMTTLLNETLEDEKDRYTYFSELYITEDYLVVLGYSYQYFAFDIEGDLIATDAIGLWGYYGTSATAVWVYDIDTLAKVKTFNVPGYLNTTRLIDDQLYLISTSYINMYNEEIDPRPVYEIDGQKLVPEYDEIYYHGDLQAQVFNNITTIELSGNLDLTYDIFLGNFSWGTIYVSHQSIYFASYEYSYDEETGYQETGKLIAFDFVNEGVVFGGFITYKGYVINQFAIDEYDGYVRMVTTEGWGDTVKNRLYVFEKTEVEGTRTLTQVSLLDEGIGKPRERVFSVRFFETEATVVTFEQVDPFYMIDLSNPLEPTIAAALEIPGFSLYQHRWNDDTVLGIGYETSENRTIGIKLSLYDVTNPETLAELGTPLVLMNSENSWQYGEALYNHKAILFDIENNYFGFSVYKSYFTEYKYYNLNEYMIFKVDLAAEQSITVDKVITHKDYYTAIENDYWYYTPYSIERAVYVGDFLYVISSGAITKHDIQNDFNQVDVIQF; this is translated from the coding sequence ATGAAAAAAATGTTTTTACTCGGATTGATGTTCTTCTCAATCTTATTCATAACTGGGTGTCAAAGCACCCCAAAAACCATGGGTTTGAATGCTGTAGGTAGCCTTGAACAACTGAAGTCGATTGTCAAATCGGCTGGTAATCAATGGTATTACGGCCCTGTGGCTGGCGTGGATATGGAAAATGGTGCTGAAGGCGATGTCAGAAGCGAAACCAAGACATCAAAAACCAATGTCCAAGTCGAAGGTATCGATGAAGGCGATATCGTCAAAGTCGATCAAAACCGTATTTACCAAATCTTTGGGAACCGCTTGGTGGTTACCTCGATTGATGGCGCGATGACCACTTTATTAAATGAAACGTTAGAAGACGAAAAAGACCGTTATACCTATTTCAGTGAATTATACATCACCGAAGATTATTTGGTGGTTTTAGGGTATTCTTACCAATATTTCGCTTTCGATATTGAAGGTGACTTAATTGCGACTGACGCAATCGGGTTATGGGGTTACTATGGTACCTCCGCGACCGCTGTTTGGGTGTATGACATTGACACGCTTGCGAAAGTAAAAACCTTCAATGTCCCAGGGTATTTAAACACCACCCGTTTGATTGATGACCAACTCTACCTCATTTCAACCAGCTATATCAACATGTACAATGAAGAAATTGACCCTCGACCTGTCTATGAAATCGATGGTCAAAAATTGGTCCCTGAATACGATGAAATTTATTACCATGGCGACTTACAAGCCCAAGTCTTTAACAACATTACCACAATTGAATTATCGGGTAATTTAGATTTAACCTATGATATTTTCTTAGGTAACTTCAGTTGGGGTACCATCTATGTCTCTCATCAAAGCATCTATTTTGCAAGCTACGAATATAGTTATGATGAAGAAACAGGTTACCAAGAAACCGGTAAACTCATCGCCTTTGATTTTGTCAATGAAGGCGTTGTCTTTGGTGGATTCATCACCTATAAAGGGTACGTCATCAACCAATTTGCGATCGATGAATACGATGGTTATGTTCGTATGGTCACCACCGAAGGTTGGGGTGACACAGTGAAAAATCGTTTGTATGTCTTTGAAAAAACAGAAGTAGAGGGTACAAGAACCCTCACCCAAGTCAGCTTACTCGATGAAGGCATTGGTAAACCAAGAGAACGTGTTTTCTCCGTTCGATTCTTTGAAACCGAAGCGACCGTCGTGACCTTTGAACAAGTCGACCCGTTCTATATGATTGATTTATCGAACCCACTCGAACCAACCATCGCAGCAGCGTTAGAAATACCAGGATTCTCCTTGTATCAACACCGTTGGAACGATGATACTGTGTTGGGTATCGGGTATGAAACCAGTGAAAACAGAACCATCGGCATTAAGTTATCCTTGTACGACGTGACCAACCCGGAAACCTTAGCGGAATTGGGCACACCATTGGTGTTAATGAATTCGGAAAACAGTTGGCAATACGGCGAAGCTTTATACAACCATAAAGCGATCTTATTCGATATTGAAAACAACTACTTTGGCTTCTCCGTCTATAAGAGTTACTTCACCGAATACAAGTATTACAACCTCAATGAATACATGATATTCAAAGTGGACTTAGCGGCTGAACAATCGATTACCGTGGATAAAGTCATCACCCATAAAGACTACTATACTGCCATTGAAAATGATTATTGGTACTATACACCATATTCGATTGAACGAGCAGTCTACGTTGGTGACTTCCTATATGTCATCTCATCTGGAGCCATCACGAAACACGACATTCAAAACGACTTTAACCAAGTCGATGTCATTCAATTTTAA
- a CDS encoding acyl-CoA thioesterase, which yields MSNEILKLEAFPHQTHDKVRYGDTDRQGHVNNIHFSEFLETGRVEVLYHPEQPLHGEQCSFVIVQNNLSLLNEIHWPGVVYIGTGVVKLGKSSITFYQQLFQNDVVVAAAETVIVHVDNITHQSTPLLAHARAVLDKLIIKH from the coding sequence ATGTCTAACGAAATATTAAAACTAGAAGCCTTTCCTCATCAAACCCACGATAAAGTGCGTTATGGGGATACCGACCGTCAAGGTCATGTCAACAACATCCACTTTTCAGAGTTTTTAGAAACTGGTCGTGTGGAGGTATTATATCACCCCGAACAACCACTACATGGTGAACAATGTTCATTTGTCATCGTCCAAAATAACTTATCTCTATTGAATGAGATTCATTGGCCAGGGGTCGTATATATCGGTACAGGTGTGGTGAAATTAGGTAAATCATCCATCACATTTTATCAACAGCTCTTTCAAAACGATGTCGTGGTTGCTGCTGCTGAAACGGTGATTGTGCATGTCGATAACATAACACACCAATCCACCCCGTTATTGGCGCATGCCAGAGCGGTTTTAGACAAGTTGATAATTAAACATTAA